Proteins encoded within one genomic window of Gasterosteus aculeatus chromosome 18, fGasAcu3.hap1.1, whole genome shotgun sequence:
- the sprtn gene encoding DNA-dependent metalloprotease SPRTN, with protein sequence MDEDFLLAIRLQEQFDNEYETSSYSSNSVEDNSFGHRSKKRKVEVAGGGRDVVPYWKPTAQPERPLSIVDASWETLDPNPDVRAMFLEFNDVFFWGKLYGVEVKWSPRMTLCAGVCSYEGRGGLCSIRLSEPLLKLRPRKDLVETLLHEMIHALLFVTQNNRDRDGHGPEFCKHMDRINDASGTKISIYHSFHDEVDVYRQHWWKCDGPCQNRKPYFGFVKRAMNRAPSAQDPWWEDHRRKCGGTYNKVKEPEGYGKKGKKDEKKDVKTSEKKASGKEKPSSITAGSASQDIRNIIPFTGKGFLLGGQSQSSMSSSPSPTAALPSSPKKLFTPSSPARSLDSPARFRPNNNGHSSAFTSIRPATSTGKKPPVKRSVGNTRAFVSINGSPVKIPKPHGGGRSQESYQIKQKSIEDLFSIKCIQRSANQSSTSNPEAERDSLTLANRATNASASSPTASKPSETRSSHSGFSTKTQGSPAIPTHSRYFSPSNSDGTSGASSTGLASRKRPWDDLRSPSSIADFFQKTSLSDSAAPREPMKTKSPAMQQRTATASSSSSTASLHSSAGLLSFNPSSSSSSSSSSSSVLTVSCPVCQAKVQESKINQHLDSCLS encoded by the exons ATGGATGAGGACTTTTTACTCGCCATACGGCTGCAAGAGCAGTTTGACAACGAATACGAAACGTCGTCGTATTCATCAAACAGCGTTGAGGACAATAGCTTCGGACACCGTAGTAAGAAACGGAAAGTGGAGGTAGCTGGAGGTGGCAGAGATGTTGTTCCCTACTGGAAGCCGACTGCCCAGCCCGAGAGGCCGCTGTCCATCGTGGACGCGTCCTGGGAGACGCTGGACCCCAATCCCGACGTCAGAGCCATGTTCCTGGAGTTCAACGATGTCTTCTTTTGGGGGAAACTCTACGGTGTCGAGGTTAAGTGGAGCCCAAGGATGACACT gtGTGCTGGTGTGTGCTCCTATGAGGGCCGAGGGGGTCTCTGTTCGATCAGACTCAGCGAGCCCCTGCTGAAGCTTAGACCAAGAAAAGAcctggtggag accctccttcATGAAATGATCCACGCGCTCCTGTTCGTGACACAGAACAACAGAGACCGAGACGGTCACGGCCCTGAGTTCTGCAAGCACATGGACCGGATCAACGATGCCAGCGGGACGAAGATCTCT ATCTACCACAGTTTCCACGACGAGGTCGATGTGTACCGGCAACACTGGTGGAAGTGCGACGGGCCCTGCCAAAACCGTAAGCCCTATTTTGGGTTCGTGAAGAGAGCCATGAACCGGGCTCCATCTGCTCAGGACCCCTGGTGGGAGGACCACAGGAGGAAGTGCGGCGGTACCTACAACAAGGTCAAGGAGCCTGAAGGATACGGAAAAAAAGGCAAGAAGGATGAAAAAAAGGATGTGAAGACCTCAGAGAAAAAGGCCTCCGGGAAAGAAAAGCCTTCAAGTATAACCGCAG GCTCTGCGTCACAGGACATAAGGAACATTATCCCATTTACCGGCAAAGGCTTCCTTCTTGGAGGACAGTCCCAGTCGTCCATGTCTTCCTCCCCATCTCCCACAGCGGCACTACCTTCCTCTCCAAAGAAACTCTTCACCCCTTCGTCCCCGGCTAGAAGCCTCGATTCTCCTGCCCGCTTCAGGCCAAACAACAACGGACACTCTAGCGCCTTTACCTCCATCAGACCAGCTACCTCCACAGGGAAGAAGCCGCCTGTCAAGAGGTCTGTCGGTAACACAAGAGCTTTTGTCAGCATCAACGGCTCGCCGGTCAAAATCCCCAAACCACATGGCGGCGGCCGTAGCCAAGAATCGTATCAAATTAAACAGAAGTCCATTGAGGACCTCTTCAGCATCAAGTGCATCCAGAGGTCAGCAAATCAATCCTCCACCTCAAACCCGGAAGCTGAGAGAGATTCTTTGACTTTAGCGAACAGGGCAACGAATGCGTCAGCTTCCTCTCCCACAGCCTCTAAGCCTAGCGAGACTAGATCCAGCCATTCGGGATTTTCCACAAAAACCCAAGGTAGCCCTGCTATCCCAACGCACTCCAGGTATTTTAGTCCTTCTAATAGCGACGGCACATCAGGTGCTTCTTCCACAGGTCTGGCGTCGAGGAAGAGGCCATGGGACGACCTCAGAAGCCCGTCGAGCATCGCCGACTTCTTCCAGAAGACGTCGCTTAGCGATTCGGCAGCACCGAGGGAGCCGATGAAGACCAAGTCGCCCGCGATGCAGCAAAGAACTGCCActgcctcctcgtcctcatctaCCGCCTCTCTCCACTCCTCTGCAGGGCTGCTTAGTTTtaacccctcctcttcctcttcctcttcctcgtcttcttcctctgtatTGACGGTCAGCTGTCCGGTGTGCCAGGCGAAGGTACAGGAGTCGAAGATCAACCAGCATCTTGACTCCTGCCTCTCCTGA
- the exoc8 gene encoding exocyst complex component 8, whose translation MTETGNRLRKLLESPNFDPQNYVKQLSQQSDGDRDLQEHRQKIQNLADETAQNLKKNVYKNYRQFIETAKEISYLESEMYQLSHILTEQKSIMESITQALLSTDKDETSKEMQAAFPKETEELKQRTLTSLLEKVEGGKNIMDTPGRHLVYNGDLVEFDVDNMSPIQKVHAFLMNDCLLIATWLPNRRGTVKYKYNALYDLESFAVVNVKDNPPMKDMFKILMFPESRIFQAENSKIKKEWLEILDETKKNKVTKDHHKKEEEAPTSPVRAEVSTNPFEQEDEESAVAGESVDLGLEWIQELPEDLDVCIAQRDFEGAVDLLDKLNEYLRDQPVTQRVKELRLKVDERVRQLTEVLVFELSPDRSLRGGPKATRRAVSQLIRLGQSTKACELFLKNRAAAVQTAIRQLRIEGATLLYIHKLCNIFFTSLLETAKEFAMDFAGNTGCYSAFVVWSKSAMGMFVDAFSKQVFDSKESLSTAAECVKVAKEHCRQLTEIGLDLTFTLQSLLVKDIKAALLSYNDIIIEATKHRNSEEMWRRMNLMTPEALAKLKDEMRGCGIGGFEQYTGDDCWVNLSYTIVAFTKQMMSFLEEGLKLYFSELHMVLLESLREIILVAVQHVDYSLRCEQDPEKKAFIMQNASFLHDTVLPVVERRFEEGVGKPAKQLQDLRKSTRPVRINPESTISMV comes from the exons atGACGGAAACGGGGAACCGACTACGGAAGCTGCTCGAATCGCCAAATTTCGACCCGCAAAACTACGTCAAGCAGCTGTCACAGCAATCCGATGGCGACCGAGATCTTCAGGAGCATCGTCAAAAAATCCAAAACTTGGCCGACGAAACGGCTCAAAACCTGAAGAAAAATGTCTACAAGAACTACAGACAGTTCATCGAAACGGCCAAAGAGATCTCCTACCTGGAGAGCGAGATGTACCAGCTGAGTCACATCCTGACGGAGCAAAAGAGCATCATGGAGAGCATCACTCAGGCCTTGTTGTCCACAGACAAGGACGAGACCTCGAAAGAGATGCAGGCTGCATTCCCCAAAGAAACGGAGGAGCTGAAGCAGAGGACGCTGACCTCACTGCTGGAGAAAGTGGAGGGGGGTAAAAACATTATGGACACCCCGGGGAGGCACCTAGTCTACAACGGTGACCTCGTGGAGTTTGATGTCGACAACATGTCCCCCATCCAGAAGGTTCATGCCTTCCTCATGAACGACTGTCTGTTAATCGCCACCTGGCTGCCGAACCGCAGAGGAACGGTGAAGTACAAGTACAACGCCCTGTACGACCTGGAGAGCTTCGCTGTGGTCAACGTAAAGGACAACCCTCCCATGAAGGACATGTTCAAGATCCTCATGTTCCCAGAGAGCCGCATCTTCCAGGCTGAGAACAGCAAAATCAAGAAGGAGTGGCTGGAGATCCTGGACGAAACCAAGAAGAACAAAGTCACCAAGGACCATcacaagaaagaggaggaggccccGACGTCTCCCGTTAGGGCCGAGGTGTCCACCAATCCTTTCgagcaggaggacgaggagtCAGCAGTGGCCGGAGAAAGTGTGGATCTTGGCCTCGAGTGGATCCAGGAGCTGCCAGAAGATCTGGACGTGTGCATCGCCCAGAGAGACTTCGAGGGGGCCGTGGACCTGCTGGACAAGCTCAACGAGTATCTGAGAGACCAGCCGGTTACCCAGAGGGTTAAAGAGCTGAGGCTGAAGGTGGATGAGCGCGTGCGGCAGCTGACGGAGGTTTTGGTGTTCGAGTTGTCTCCAGATCGCTCACTCCGTGGTGGACCCAAAGCCACACGGCGGGCCGTGTCCCAGCTGATCCGACTAG GCCAGTCCACCAAAGCCTGTGAGTTGTTCCTGAAGAACCGGGCCGCCGCGGTCCAGACGGCCATTCGCCAGCTGCGCATAGAAGGAGCCACGCTGCTCTACATCCACAAGCTCTGCAACATCTTCTTCACCAGCTTGCTGGAGACGGCCAAGGAGTTCGCGATGGACTTTGCCGGGAACACGGGTTGCTACTCCGCATTCGTGGTCTGGTCCAAATCGGCCATGGGGATGTTTGTGGACGCCTTCAGCAAGCAG GTGTTCGACAGTAAGGAGAGCCTGTCCACAGCGGCCGAGTGTGTGAAAGTGGCCAAGGAGCACTGTCGCCAGCTGACAGAGATCGGCTTGGATCTGACCTTCACCCTGCAGTCTCTGCTGGTCAAGGACATCAAGGCGGCCCTGCTGAGCTACAACGACATCATCATCGAAGCCACCAAGCACCGGAACTCTGAGGagatgtggaggaggatgaatCTGATGACCCCCGAGGCTCTGGCCAAACTCAAG GACGAGATGCGCGGCTGTGGCATCGGCGGCTTCGAGCAGTACACCGGCGATGACTGCTGGGTGAACCTCAGCTACACCATCGTGGCCTTCACAAAGCAGATGATGAGCTTCTTGGAGGAAGGCCTGAAGCTCTACTTCTCCGAGCTGCACATGGTGCTGCTGgagagcctgagggagatcATCCTGGTGGCCGTACAGCACGTGGACTACAGCCTGCGCTGCGAGCAGGACCCGGAGAAGAAGGCCTTCATCATGCAGAACGCCAGCTTCCTCCACGACACCGTGCTGCCGGTGGTGGAGCGGAGGTTCGAGGAGGGCGTGGGCAAGCCCGccaagcagctgcaggacctgaGGAAGAGCACCAGGCCGGTTCGAATCAACCCAGAGAGCACCATATCGATGGTGTGA